From Pseudarthrobacter equi, a single genomic window includes:
- a CDS encoding D-2-hydroxyacid dehydrogenase family protein produces the protein MPHRLAILDDYQDVAHGYADWAALEAEGVKVSTFREPFASQDALVSALAGATIVIAMRERTAFPREVFEKLPALELLVTTGMANASIDVAAATDHGVTVCGTPGSPAAAPELTWALLLAIARHLPSEETSLRAGSWQKTVGVELAGKTLGVVGLGKIGRRIAGYGKAFGMDVVAWSQNLTAEAAAEAGVRLVSKEELFRVSDVATLHLRLSPRSENTVGEQELRLLGPEGILVNTARGPLVDQEALIRALNEGWIRGAALDVFDQEPLQAGHPLLAAPNTVLSPHLGYVTQESYRQFYGGAFEDVTAWLAGSPIRTITA, from the coding sequence ATGCCGCACCGCCTTGCCATCCTCGACGACTACCAGGACGTGGCCCATGGCTACGCCGACTGGGCGGCCCTGGAAGCAGAAGGGGTCAAAGTTTCCACCTTCCGCGAACCCTTCGCCTCGCAGGATGCGCTGGTCTCGGCGCTCGCCGGCGCCACCATCGTGATCGCCATGCGGGAACGGACCGCCTTCCCTCGCGAGGTGTTCGAGAAACTGCCTGCCCTCGAACTGCTGGTGACCACGGGGATGGCCAACGCCTCCATCGACGTCGCCGCAGCCACGGACCACGGCGTCACAGTCTGCGGAACACCGGGTTCGCCCGCGGCAGCCCCGGAGCTGACCTGGGCGCTGCTGCTGGCCATTGCACGGCACCTTCCCTCCGAGGAAACCTCCTTGCGGGCGGGCTCCTGGCAAAAAACCGTAGGGGTGGAACTGGCAGGCAAGACCCTGGGCGTGGTGGGGCTGGGCAAGATCGGCCGCCGTATTGCCGGCTACGGCAAGGCCTTCGGCATGGATGTGGTGGCATGGAGCCAGAACCTCACAGCCGAAGCCGCGGCGGAAGCCGGGGTGCGGCTGGTGTCCAAGGAGGAGCTGTTCCGCGTGTCCGACGTCGCCACCCTCCACCTGCGGCTCTCCCCGCGCTCGGAGAACACTGTGGGTGAGCAGGAGCTGCGGCTGCTGGGCCCCGAAGGCATCCTGGTCAACACAGCCCGCGGCCCCCTCGTGGACCAGGAAGCGCTGATCCGGGCACTGAACGAAGGCTGGATCCGCGGCGCCGCCCTGGACGTTTTCGACCAGGAACCCCTGCAGGCCGGCCACCCGCTGCTGGCGGCCCCCAACACTGTCCTGTCACCACACCTCGGCTACGTCACGCAGGAAAGCTACCGGCAGTTCTACGGCGGCGCCTTCGAGGACGTCACCGCCTGGCTGGCGGGCTCCCCCATCCGCACCATCACCGCCTGA
- a CDS encoding MFS transporter — translation MSGRLLSRIPGSWILLACIGLLALNLRGPFVAVAPVVGPMQAELHFSPVVLGLLTSIPVLCFSLASPLASLAARKFGAEFAVSLTILGVLAGVLVRSAGGPALVVAGTVIIGLAITVGNIAVPLIIRRDFSPWRQGTAMGIYTAALNIGSFLTSVAMAPLAEWTGWRAALASVALLAVAAIVVWTLAVGPRTAFIASAAEDAGEAKLPPVAGTGWITFGLTAGFGGQAFSYYGVTAWLPSYLHDELGMSAAEAGAASSIFQILAIVGGLGVPFAAKYMSTTAVAVTLGVLWTAVPAGLLLMPQLWWLWSTCGGIAQGGGITIIFIAIIRLARNQAMAGRMSATVQGLGYCLAAVAPPLVGFVHDVSESWTPALLVILASVLTFFVSTTLSVRKVPRGR, via the coding sequence GTGAGCGGCCGGCTGCTTTCCCGAATTCCCGGCAGCTGGATCCTGCTCGCCTGCATTGGCCTGCTGGCACTGAACCTGCGCGGGCCGTTCGTGGCCGTCGCGCCGGTGGTGGGTCCCATGCAGGCAGAACTGCATTTCTCCCCTGTGGTGCTGGGACTGCTGACCAGCATTCCCGTGCTCTGTTTCTCGCTCGCTTCGCCGCTGGCGTCCCTGGCCGCGAGGAAGTTCGGCGCCGAGTTCGCCGTGAGCCTCACCATTTTGGGCGTCCTGGCGGGCGTGCTGGTGCGGTCCGCCGGGGGGCCAGCCCTGGTGGTTGCTGGGACGGTGATTATTGGCCTGGCCATCACAGTGGGCAACATTGCCGTGCCGCTGATCATCCGCCGCGACTTCTCGCCCTGGCGGCAGGGGACCGCCATGGGCATCTACACCGCTGCCCTGAACATCGGCTCGTTCCTGACGTCCGTGGCCATGGCGCCCCTGGCTGAATGGACCGGCTGGCGTGCAGCCCTGGCATCGGTGGCCCTCCTGGCCGTGGCCGCCATCGTGGTGTGGACGCTGGCGGTGGGGCCGCGGACCGCGTTCATCGCCTCCGCTGCCGAGGACGCCGGCGAGGCCAAGCTCCCGCCGGTGGCCGGCACCGGCTGGATCACCTTCGGCCTGACGGCCGGCTTCGGCGGCCAGGCCTTCTCCTACTACGGTGTCACCGCCTGGCTGCCCAGCTACCTTCACGACGAGCTGGGCATGTCCGCCGCGGAAGCCGGTGCGGCGTCATCCATCTTCCAGATCCTCGCCATTGTGGGCGGGCTCGGCGTGCCGTTCGCCGCCAAATACATGAGTACGACGGCGGTGGCGGTCACCTTGGGCGTGTTGTGGACGGCCGTCCCGGCCGGGCTGCTGCTGATGCCGCAGCTGTGGTGGCTGTGGTCGACCTGCGGCGGGATCGCCCAGGGCGGCGGCATTACCATCATCTTCATCGCCATCATCCGGCTGGCCCGGAACCAGGCCATGGCGGGCAGGATGTCCGCCACCGTGCAGGGCCTGGGCTACTGCCTCGCTGCGGTTGCCCCGCCCCTGGTGGGCTTTGTCCACGACGTCTCGGAGTCCTGGACCCCGGCGCTGCTGGTCATCCTCGCCTCGGTGCTGACCTTCTTCGTCAGCACCACCCTCTCCGTCCGCAAGGTGCCGCGGGGCCGCTAA
- the aceB gene encoding malate synthase A → MNSFTDSFTINGITMTAQPICRQDEVLTPDALAFIAKLHRATAERRQELLQARRSRRAAIAAGQDPRFLRETEHIRNDASWRVAPPAPGLEDRRVEITGPVDKKMTINALNSGAKVWLADMEDSSTPTWRNVIKGQLNLTDALERRIDFTSEEGKEYKLKPAGDLPTIVVRPRGWHLPEKHMLIDGTPIAGGIVDFGLFFFHNARRLLAQGKGPYFYLPKIENHLEARLWNDIFILAQDLLGIPQGTIRATVLIETITAAFEMEEILYELRDHASGLNAGRWDYIFSIIKNFRTRGPRFVLPDRGQVTMTAPFMRSYTEQLVRACHKRGAMAIGGMAAAVPNRKDPEANANALEKVRADKTREASDGFDGSWVAHPDLVPICHEAFDAVLGERPNQLGKLREDVTPDDRALIDIASLHGTITEQGIRNNIEVGIRYIESWLRGNGAVAIHNLMEDAATAEISRSQLWQWIYARAITDHGEIITHEWVEELLDGEFARLERFDGDRFEDARDIFEEVTLATEFPSFLTLPAYARYLTEAREKATVEELAAA, encoded by the coding sequence ATGAACAGCTTCACCGATAGCTTCACCATCAACGGCATCACCATGACTGCCCAGCCCATTTGCCGGCAGGACGAGGTGCTCACGCCGGACGCGCTGGCCTTCATTGCCAAGCTGCACCGGGCCACCGCGGAACGCCGACAGGAACTGCTGCAGGCACGAAGGAGCCGCCGGGCTGCCATCGCCGCCGGACAGGATCCGAGGTTCCTCCGCGAGACCGAACACATCCGCAACGATGCGTCATGGCGGGTGGCTCCCCCGGCACCGGGCCTGGAAGACCGCCGCGTGGAGATCACCGGCCCGGTGGACAAGAAAATGACCATCAACGCCCTGAACTCGGGCGCCAAGGTCTGGCTGGCTGACATGGAAGACTCCTCCACCCCCACCTGGCGAAACGTCATCAAGGGCCAGCTGAACCTCACCGACGCCCTGGAACGCCGGATCGACTTCACCAGCGAAGAGGGCAAGGAGTACAAGCTGAAGCCTGCCGGCGATCTGCCCACCATCGTGGTCCGCCCGCGCGGCTGGCACCTGCCCGAAAAGCACATGCTCATCGACGGCACACCCATCGCCGGCGGCATCGTTGACTTCGGCCTGTTCTTCTTCCACAACGCCCGCCGCCTGCTCGCCCAGGGCAAGGGCCCCTACTTCTACCTGCCGAAAATCGAGAACCACCTCGAAGCCCGGCTCTGGAACGACATCTTCATCCTGGCCCAGGACCTGCTCGGCATCCCGCAGGGCACCATCCGCGCCACGGTACTGATCGAAACCATCACCGCAGCCTTCGAAATGGAGGAGATCCTCTACGAACTGCGGGACCACGCCTCGGGCCTGAACGCCGGCCGCTGGGACTACATCTTCTCCATCATCAAGAACTTCCGCACCCGCGGCCCCCGCTTCGTCCTCCCGGACCGCGGCCAGGTGACCATGACCGCCCCGTTCATGCGCTCCTACACCGAGCAGCTCGTCCGGGCCTGCCACAAGCGTGGCGCCATGGCCATCGGCGGCATGGCCGCGGCCGTGCCCAACCGCAAGGACCCGGAGGCCAACGCCAATGCCCTGGAGAAGGTCCGGGCGGACAAGACCCGCGAGGCCAGCGACGGCTTCGACGGCTCCTGGGTGGCCCACCCCGATCTGGTGCCCATCTGCCATGAAGCGTTCGATGCTGTCCTCGGCGAGCGCCCCAACCAGCTCGGCAAGCTCCGCGAGGACGTCACCCCGGACGACCGCGCCCTCATCGATATCGCATCCCTGCACGGCACCATCACCGAGCAGGGCATCCGCAACAACATCGAGGTGGGCATCCGCTACATCGAGTCCTGGCTCCGTGGCAACGGTGCCGTGGCCATCCACAACCTGATGGAGGACGCCGCCACCGCGGAGATCTCCCGCTCCCAGCTCTGGCAGTGGATCTACGCCCGGGCTATCACCGACCACGGCGAGATCATCACCCACGAATGGGTGGAGGAGCTGCTGGACGGCGAATTCGCCCGGCTGGAGCGCTTCGACGGCGACCGTTTCGAGGACGCCCGGGACATCTTCGAGGAAGTCACCCTCGCCACGGAGTTCCCGTCCTTCCTCACCCTCCCGGCCTACGCCCGCTACCTCACCGAAGCCCGTGAAAAGGCCACCGTGGAGGAGCTCGCAGCGGCCTGA
- the aceA gene encoding isocitrate lyase, which translates to MTAAFEPTQKPSGQDNTQQAAALELEWAANPRWEGVTRDYSASDVVRLRGRVTEEQTLARRGAEKLWKQLTEEHKTGGYTNALGALTGNQAVQQVKAGLRAIYLSGWQVAADANNSGHTYPDQSLYPANSVPTVVRRINNALLRADQIEFSEGIQTVEDWLVPIVADAEAGFGGPLNAYELMKSMIQAGASGVHWEDQLASEKKCGHLGGKVLIPTQQHVRTLNAARLAADVAGTPTVVIARTDAEAATLITSDVDERDQEFITGERTAEGFYKVRNGIEPCIARAKAYAPYSDLIWMETGTPDLELARKFAESVKAEFPDQMLSYNCSPSFNWRKHLDDDTIAKFQRELGAMGFTFQFITLAGFHALNYSMFDLAHGYAREGMSAYVELQEKEFASESRGYTATKHQREVGTGYFDTLSTALNPNASTLALVGSTEEGQFH; encoded by the coding sequence ATGACTGCAGCATTTGAGCCCACCCAGAAGCCGTCCGGCCAGGACAACACGCAGCAGGCCGCCGCCCTGGAGCTCGAGTGGGCCGCCAACCCGCGTTGGGAAGGTGTGACCCGGGACTACTCAGCCTCCGACGTCGTCCGCCTCCGGGGCCGTGTCACCGAAGAGCAGACGCTGGCCCGCCGCGGTGCGGAGAAGCTGTGGAAGCAGCTCACCGAAGAGCACAAGACCGGCGGCTACACCAACGCCCTGGGCGCCCTCACCGGCAACCAGGCGGTGCAGCAGGTCAAGGCCGGCCTGCGCGCAATCTACCTCTCCGGCTGGCAGGTAGCAGCTGATGCCAACAACTCCGGGCACACCTACCCGGACCAGTCGCTGTACCCGGCAAACTCCGTCCCCACCGTGGTCCGCCGCATCAATAACGCCCTGCTCCGCGCAGACCAGATCGAGTTCTCCGAAGGCATCCAGACCGTCGAGGACTGGCTGGTCCCGATTGTTGCCGACGCCGAAGCCGGCTTTGGTGGCCCGCTGAACGCCTACGAGCTCATGAAATCCATGATCCAGGCCGGTGCCTCCGGCGTTCACTGGGAAGACCAGCTCGCCTCCGAGAAGAAGTGCGGCCACCTCGGCGGCAAGGTCCTCATCCCCACCCAGCAGCACGTCCGCACCTTGAACGCGGCCAGGCTCGCGGCCGACGTCGCCGGTACCCCCACGGTCGTCATTGCCCGCACCGACGCCGAGGCCGCCACCCTGATCACCTCGGACGTTGACGAGCGGGACCAGGAATTCATCACCGGTGAGCGCACCGCCGAGGGCTTCTACAAGGTCCGCAACGGAATCGAACCCTGCATCGCCCGGGCCAAGGCCTACGCCCCGTACTCCGACCTCATCTGGATGGAGACGGGCACCCCGGACCTGGAGCTGGCCCGCAAGTTCGCCGAGTCCGTCAAGGCCGAGTTCCCTGACCAGATGCTCTCCTACAACTGCTCCCCGTCATTCAACTGGCGCAAGCACCTCGATGACGACACCATCGCCAAGTTCCAGCGCGAACTCGGCGCCATGGGCTTCACGTTCCAGTTCATCACCCTGGCCGGCTTCCACGCCCTGAACTACTCGATGTTCGATCTTGCCCACGGCTACGCCCGGGAAGGCATGAGCGCCTACGTCGAACTCCAGGAGAAGGAATTCGCCTCCGAATCCCGCGGCTACACCGCAACCAAGCACCAGCGCGAAGTCGGCACCGGCTACTTCGACACTCTCTCCACCGCGCTCAACCCGAACGCGTCCACCCTGGCCCTGGTGGGATCCACCGAAGAAGGCCAGTTCCACTAG
- a CDS encoding helix-turn-helix transcriptional regulator: MRFFTYSSEMSPSSWNRDVSQPPSAAAAGLDVIALGRRVRHLRKQAGLTLDGLSAAVGTAPSQLSLIENGKREPKLTLLQHLAAALNVSIDQLLGAEPPSRRAALEIELERYQRGPLYESLNLPKIRISSRLPLDVLEAQVGLLHELERKMNEQVATPEEARRANGELRAMMRERGNYFPEYEAEAQKVLKEVGYTAGPLSQHVIADIAAHLGFALYHVGDLPHSTRSVTDLKNRRIYLTQSQRQDHDPRSVLLQALGHYVLGHETPRNYGDFLAQRVATNYFAAALLLPEQATVEFLQKAKAAKEIAVEDIRDAFAVSYETAAHRFTNLATKHLGITTHFQKTHQSGIIYKAYENDGVNFPQDHTGAIEGQPSCKAWTSRAVFDVPDKFSAYSQYTDTPSGTYWCTARTERSATGEFSLSIGVPYQHVKWFRGRETTARATSNCPDPNCCKRPPAALTSEWAGNAWPSARAHSHLLAAMPPGAFPGVDETEVYSFLQAHSGS, translated from the coding sequence ATGCGCTTCTTCACGTATTCTTCAGAAATGTCGCCTTCAAGCTGGAACAGGGACGTTTCCCAGCCGCCGTCAGCCGCCGCCGCGGGACTCGACGTCATTGCGCTGGGCCGCCGCGTCCGCCATCTGCGTAAACAAGCCGGGCTCACGCTCGATGGGCTGAGCGCCGCCGTCGGGACCGCCCCCAGTCAGCTCAGCCTGATCGAAAACGGCAAGCGTGAACCCAAACTGACCCTTCTGCAGCACCTGGCCGCGGCACTGAACGTCAGCATCGATCAGCTCCTGGGCGCCGAACCGCCCAGCCGGCGCGCGGCGCTGGAGATCGAGCTGGAACGCTATCAGCGCGGACCGCTTTACGAGTCCCTCAACCTGCCGAAAATCCGCATCAGTTCGCGGCTTCCGCTGGATGTGCTCGAGGCCCAGGTGGGGCTCCTGCACGAGCTGGAGCGGAAGATGAACGAGCAGGTGGCTACCCCGGAAGAAGCCCGGCGCGCCAACGGTGAGCTGCGTGCCATGATGCGCGAGCGCGGAAACTACTTCCCGGAGTACGAGGCCGAAGCGCAGAAGGTCCTCAAGGAGGTGGGCTACACCGCCGGTCCGCTGAGTCAGCACGTCATCGCGGACATTGCCGCGCACCTTGGATTCGCCCTGTACCACGTGGGCGATTTGCCGCACTCAACCCGGTCCGTGACCGATTTGAAGAACCGCAGAATTTACCTGACGCAGAGCCAGCGGCAAGACCACGATCCCCGGTCCGTGTTGCTGCAGGCCCTGGGACACTACGTCCTGGGCCACGAAACACCCCGAAACTATGGCGACTTCCTGGCCCAGCGGGTGGCGACCAACTATTTCGCCGCGGCGCTGCTACTCCCGGAGCAGGCCACCGTTGAATTTTTGCAAAAAGCCAAAGCAGCCAAGGAAATCGCCGTGGAGGACATCCGGGATGCATTCGCCGTTTCCTACGAGACCGCGGCGCACCGGTTCACCAACCTGGCCACCAAGCACCTGGGCATCACCACGCATTTCCAGAAGACGCACCAGAGCGGGATCATCTACAAGGCGTACGAGAACGACGGCGTGAACTTCCCCCAGGACCACACCGGCGCCATCGAGGGCCAGCCGTCGTGCAAGGCCTGGACATCGCGTGCCGTGTTCGACGTTCCGGACAAGTTCAGTGCCTACAGCCAGTACACGGATACGCCGTCGGGCACGTACTGGTGCACCGCGCGGACCGAGCGCTCGGCCACCGGTGAGTTTTCGTTGAGTATCGGGGTGCCCTACCAGCATGTGAAATGGTTCCGCGGGCGTGAGACGACAGCCCGGGCCACCTCCAACTGTCCCGACCCGAACTGCTGCAAGCGCCCGCCGGCCGCCTTGACTTCGGAGTGGGCCGGGAACGCCTGGCCCTCCGCGCGCGCCCATTCGCATCTGCTGGCGGCCATGCCGCCCGGCGCCTTCCCCGGCGTCGACGAAACCGAGGTGTACAGCTTCCTGCAGGCCCACTCGGGGAGCTGA
- a CDS encoding TAXI family TRAP transporter solute-binding subunit, with the protein MDVAEARASGLTGAGLPRRSLLKTGAGLAAAALFPSVLSACSGNRPGLLTVAGGEAGGFYLEFSTLLAASLERHNVAQKAVAVATGGSLDNLAQLRDGRATLAVSLADAVADPAMDATGGGAQLAALGKVYENYVHCVVRKGSGITALSHLSGRTVAVGQPGSGTSLTTPRLLAAAGLGTSAEAGPAAQGSVAVVSLGLNDGLAALKAGTVDALFWSGGVPTAAISAAQREVPLALLDLSSLLPELRARHGAQYDRVFIPAESYPGVPAVWTVGTANLLLCRADLDSGTVERTVQLLVNHAGELIPQSSLGVQFLSPETLINTAGIPLHPAAAAAYRALHG; encoded by the coding sequence ATGGACGTGGCTGAGGCCAGGGCGTCCGGCCTCACCGGTGCCGGCCTGCCCAGACGGTCCCTCCTGAAAACCGGCGCAGGCCTGGCGGCAGCGGCCCTCTTCCCGTCCGTATTGTCCGCCTGCAGCGGGAACCGGCCCGGGCTGCTAACCGTGGCGGGCGGTGAGGCGGGTGGCTTTTACCTTGAGTTCTCCACGCTGCTGGCCGCTTCCCTGGAACGCCACAATGTGGCCCAAAAAGCTGTAGCCGTGGCCACCGGCGGCAGTTTGGACAACCTGGCGCAGTTGCGGGATGGAAGGGCCACGCTTGCTGTGTCCCTGGCGGATGCGGTCGCCGACCCTGCCATGGATGCGACTGGCGGCGGCGCACAACTGGCTGCGCTGGGGAAGGTCTATGAAAACTACGTCCATTGCGTGGTGCGGAAAGGCAGCGGCATCACTGCCTTGTCACACTTGTCCGGGCGGACCGTGGCAGTGGGCCAGCCGGGTTCGGGGACGTCACTCACCACGCCGCGGCTGCTCGCGGCAGCGGGCCTTGGCACCTCGGCGGAGGCCGGGCCGGCGGCGCAAGGCAGCGTCGCCGTCGTAAGCCTGGGCCTGAACGACGGCCTCGCAGCCCTGAAGGCCGGTACCGTGGACGCTTTGTTCTGGTCCGGCGGCGTACCCACGGCAGCCATCTCCGCCGCACAGAGGGAGGTGCCGCTGGCGCTGCTGGACCTCTCGTCGCTGCTGCCGGAGCTACGTGCCCGGCACGGGGCCCAGTACGATCGCGTGTTCATCCCCGCGGAAAGCTACCCGGGAGTGCCGGCCGTGTGGACGGTGGGCACAGCCAACCTGCTGCTGTGCCGCGCCGACCTGGATTCCGGCACCGTCGAGCGGACCGTCCAGCTCCTGGTGAACCACGCGGGCGAGCTGATTCCGCAGTCCAGCCTGGGCGTGCAGTTCCTCAGTCCGGAAACGCTGATCAACACCGCCGGCATCCCGCTGCACCCCGCTGCCGCCGCAGCGTACCGCGCCCTCCACGGCTAG
- a CDS encoding sensor histidine kinase — translation MRLRVLGVLSVLCLVVVFLVSGTILSSAARELTQEVQINRVASLNRLAQVAFDAAGDGDTARLQREMDTYSALYAEGIVVRLQQETLSSGGLSEARSDVQEALSLARLNVNGTALAPLEPLSSGSEVIFRPFGSANQVLGGVAMDVNLDAARTKLQQRWLVVGAAAVALAAVLLLAAARVTGWVLRPVLRLNSAVTELGRTGRAGRLPEDGPPELRELSRSFTAMARTVSDSIESQRQLIADTSHQLRNPIGALRLRLDVLQLELKSEREHDAAASAVAELERVEEILDDVLKLAAAEHRASEDAVRAFNSPEARPVAAPIDPYPVLQEEMERAAPAAGRAGVRLVLAPPPPSPDLVACEPAELAQMVGELVGNAVKYAPGATVTASVRAEPSMVTVEIYDDGPGLSEKDLAQASTRFWRAPQHASVRGTGLGMTIVGELAAANGGRLVLATAAPHGLSARLEFPVPVLERPSEGGDGRG, via the coding sequence ATGAGGTTGCGGGTCCTTGGCGTCCTCAGCGTGCTGTGCCTGGTGGTGGTGTTCCTGGTGTCCGGGACCATCCTCTCCTCGGCGGCGCGGGAGCTGACGCAGGAGGTCCAGATCAACCGGGTGGCGTCCCTGAACCGGCTGGCGCAGGTGGCCTTCGATGCGGCCGGCGACGGCGATACCGCGCGGCTGCAGCGCGAGATGGACACGTACTCGGCCCTCTATGCCGAGGGGATCGTGGTCCGGCTGCAACAGGAGACGCTCAGCTCGGGAGGGCTCAGTGAAGCGCGCTCCGACGTGCAGGAAGCGCTGTCCCTGGCCCGGCTGAACGTCAACGGCACCGCACTGGCGCCGCTGGAGCCGCTCAGTTCCGGCTCCGAGGTGATCTTCCGCCCCTTCGGCAGCGCCAACCAGGTGCTGGGCGGCGTGGCCATGGACGTCAACCTCGACGCCGCCAGGACGAAGCTGCAGCAGCGCTGGCTCGTGGTGGGGGCCGCCGCCGTCGCCCTCGCTGCGGTCCTGCTGCTCGCCGCCGCACGCGTGACCGGCTGGGTGCTCCGGCCAGTCCTGCGGCTGAATTCCGCGGTGACCGAGCTGGGCCGCACGGGCCGGGCCGGGCGGCTGCCGGAGGACGGTCCGCCGGAGCTGCGCGAACTGAGCAGGTCCTTCACGGCCATGGCGCGGACGGTCAGCGACAGCATCGAGTCGCAGCGCCAGCTGATCGCCGACACGTCGCACCAGCTGCGGAACCCCATCGGCGCTCTGCGGCTGCGTCTGGACGTACTCCAGCTTGAACTGAAGAGCGAACGGGAACACGACGCCGCCGCCAGTGCCGTGGCCGAGCTGGAGCGGGTGGAGGAGATCCTGGACGACGTCTTGAAGCTGGCCGCCGCCGAGCACCGTGCCAGTGAGGACGCCGTCAGGGCCTTCAACAGCCCGGAGGCCAGGCCCGTTGCTGCGCCGATCGACCCCTACCCGGTCCTGCAGGAGGAAATGGAGCGGGCTGCCCCCGCTGCGGGCCGCGCCGGCGTGCGGCTGGTCCTCGCTCCCCCGCCGCCGTCCCCGGACCTGGTGGCGTGCGAGCCGGCCGAGCTTGCCCAGATGGTGGGTGAGCTCGTGGGCAACGCGGTCAAGTACGCCCCCGGTGCCACCGTCACTGCTTCCGTCCGGGCGGAGCCTTCCATGGTCACGGTGGAAATTTACGACGACGGCCCGGGGCTTTCCGAAAAAGACCTCGCCCAGGCGTCCACCAGGTTTTGGCGGGCGCCGCAGCATGCCTCGGTCCGGGGAACAGGCCTGGGCATGACGATCGTGGGTGAACTGGCGGCGGCCAACGGTGGCCGCCTGGTCCTGGCAACGGCTGCACCGCACGGACTGTCAGCCCGGCTCGAATTTCCTGTTCCGGTCCTGGAGCGCCCCTCCGAAGGCGGGGATGGACGTGGCTGA
- a CDS encoding response regulator transcription factor translates to MEVLIVEDDDAMAGALAAGVATAGHKTTRVARGADALLVHRDFEVILLDIGLPDMDGLDVLRKLRQITDCPILILTARDDERSVVLGLRSGADDYLVKPVKLVELLARIEAVTRRAGRRTGSVPDTIVLGDLDIDLGRRIASRDGVALPLTATEFELLALLARHAGSVVTREQILDALWGDAFLASSRSLDVHLTGLRAKLQKPGFIINVRGVGYRVEADRA, encoded by the coding sequence ATGGAAGTGCTCATCGTCGAGGACGACGACGCCATGGCAGGCGCGCTGGCGGCGGGTGTTGCGACGGCGGGCCACAAGACCACCAGGGTGGCGCGGGGAGCTGACGCCCTGCTGGTCCACCGGGACTTCGAAGTGATCCTCCTGGACATCGGGCTGCCGGACATGGACGGCCTGGATGTCCTCCGCAAGCTCCGCCAGATCACCGACTGCCCCATTCTCATCCTCACCGCCCGCGACGACGAACGCAGCGTGGTGCTGGGACTTCGCTCCGGCGCCGACGATTACCTGGTCAAACCCGTGAAACTCGTGGAACTGCTGGCACGCATCGAAGCCGTCACCCGCAGGGCCGGGCGCCGCACCGGGAGCGTGCCGGACACCATCGTCCTGGGCGATCTCGACATTGACCTGGGCCGCCGGATCGCATCCAGGGACGGCGTTGCCCTCCCTCTGACGGCCACGGAATTCGAACTCCTGGCTCTTCTGGCCCGTCACGCCGGCTCGGTAGTGACCCGGGAGCAGATCCTCGATGCCCTGTGGGGTGATGCCTTCCTGGCCTCGTCCCGGTCCCTGGATGTGCACCTGACCGGGTTGCGGGCCAAACTGCAGAAACCAGGTTTCATCATCAACGTCCGGGGCGTGGGCTACCGGGTGGAGGCGGATCGCGCATGA